Proteins from a genomic interval of Nostoc sp. TCL240-02:
- a CDS encoding mechanosensitive ion channel family protein, whose amino-acid sequence MNYTPIAKAAESASKSSIVSASPTFPTSAQISSCLYTFGASIVVAFVLYILLFYLLRSFLRRTEKDTAVFILGMLQIPVIVIFILASLKLSLSQLETRGIINWIDRGLTACLILALTYGINVLFTEAAIYYLKVYARKTEAVWDDVLIPLIQNFIPVITYVIGISLFFTTLGVDLTGIGLAIGSITVVLGLAVKDILSDFFSGLVLLVDTPFRFGDVISMPDGSIAIIKHIGIRVTKLYLINEHCEVYTPNTTLGGQNIVNLSRPTTHYAYTIQVSVRVDADAVVATNILQQIIVGHPDTLGNIDEKLQFLDSFAALREAEGDKLSKKEAGRLRLLVEKDVNSQLKKIEQAFGDFVREVKKLEKGGLNSEERGNLQKSYLEILNFVGLIAITERKKNKGKWLQSHLEEQVQTEKSTLISLIRQWYQTWLKDPDLVIEDQHLLPDEWEQKIELMKIKLNKLFQKILNPGVDESRLDDYSLKFVEWLHDSFKESNTTWKEPQVQLTDIQGSAMQFSVRFYVDNIQLEHWRRGNRIQNEVRREMVRRLRQAYIYTLG is encoded by the coding sequence ATGAATTATACCCCGATCGCCAAAGCGGCAGAATCTGCATCAAAATCTTCCATAGTATCAGCATCTCCAACTTTCCCAACCAGCGCACAAATTAGCTCTTGCTTGTATACATTCGGCGCATCCATAGTTGTTGCCTTTGTACTCTACATATTACTGTTCTATCTACTGCGATCGTTTCTTCGCCGCACAGAAAAAGATACAGCAGTGTTTATCCTTGGGATGTTACAAATCCCTGTAATCGTTATTTTTATCCTTGCAAGTCTAAAACTCTCACTGAGCCAACTAGAAACAAGGGGAATTATTAATTGGATTGATCGAGGACTCACGGCTTGTCTAATTCTTGCTTTGACTTATGGCATAAATGTGTTATTTACCGAAGCCGCAATTTACTACTTAAAAGTCTATGCTCGTAAAACTGAGGCTGTTTGGGATGACGTATTAATTCCATTAATCCAAAATTTTATTCCAGTCATCACTTACGTAATTGGAATATCTCTCTTTTTTACTACTCTTGGGGTTGATTTAACAGGAATTGGGCTAGCAATCGGTAGTATTACTGTAGTGTTAGGATTGGCGGTAAAAGATATTTTAAGCGATTTTTTTAGTGGTTTAGTTTTGTTAGTTGATACACCTTTTAGATTTGGAGATGTCATCTCCATGCCAGATGGTTCAATTGCAATTATCAAACATATTGGTATCAGAGTGACCAAACTATATTTGATTAACGAGCATTGCGAGGTGTATACACCAAACACAACTTTAGGAGGTCAAAATATAGTCAATCTTAGCCGTCCTACAACTCACTATGCTTATACAATTCAAGTCTCAGTTAGAGTTGATGCTGATGCTGTTGTAGCAACAAACATTTTGCAACAAATTATCGTTGGTCATCCCGACACATTAGGTAATATTGATGAAAAACTTCAATTTTTGGACAGTTTTGCTGCATTGAGAGAAGCAGAGGGTGATAAACTATCAAAAAAAGAAGCTGGACGGCTACGTTTATTAGTTGAAAAAGATGTTAACAGTCAACTAAAAAAAATTGAACAAGCATTTGGAGATTTTGTTAGAGAAGTGAAGAAGCTAGAAAAAGGTGGATTGAATTCAGAAGAACGGGGAAATTTACAAAAAAGTTATCTTGAAATATTGAATTTTGTAGGACTGATAGCTATCACAGAACGTAAGAAAAATAAGGGAAAATGGCTGCAATCGCATCTAGAAGAACAAGTCCAAACTGAAAAATCAACTCTAATTAGCTTGATTCGCCAATGGTATCAAACTTGGTTAAAAGACCCCGATTTAGTAATTGAAGACCAACATCTTTTACCAGATGAGTGGGAGCAGAAAATTGAACTTATGAAAATTAAACTAAATAAATTATTTCAGAAAATTTTAAACCCAGGCGTAGACGAAAGCAGATTAGATGACTACTCGTTAAAATTTGTCGAATGGCTACATGATAGTTTTAAAGAGTCTAATACTACCTGGAAAGAACCACAAGTTCAGCTAACTGATATCCAAGGCTCTGCTATGCAATTTTCTGTGAGATTCTACGTTGATAATATTCAGTTAGAACATTGGCGGCGCGGAAACCGCATCCAAAATGAGGTGCGTCGAGAGATGGTACGGCGCTTAAGACAGGCTTATATCTACACATTAGGATAA
- a CDS encoding IS4 family transposase produces the protein MIINSFPKIVKDILKSLPKNDYPVLNSRLFFECWLSYALDNSLTSMRDLFNRLNNNCFEVDISTFSKANLHRSQKPFQEIYQKLNELVQKKVQKKLHNKYAICPIDSTIITLTSKLLWVLGHHQVKLFSSLNLSTGSPEDNFINFGHDHDYKFGSKMMSSLPINAVGVMDRGFAGLKFIQELVQENKYFVLRIKNNWKLEFDGSNGLVKVGASDDAQAYRVINFCDLETKTEFRLVTNLPESGDAAVHDDEIRDIYRLRWGVELLWKFLKMHLKLDKLITKNVNGITIQIYVSLIAYLILQLLSIPEQWGHTLLDKFRYLQSCMCQKISYVHWFEEMMFC, from the coding sequence GTGATTATAAATTCATTTCCCAAAATTGTCAAAGATATACTGAAAAGCCTGCCAAAAAACGATTATCCAGTATTGAACAGTCGTCTGTTTTTTGAGTGCTGGCTATCCTATGCCCTGGATAACAGCTTAACAAGTATGCGAGATTTGTTTAACAGATTAAATAACAATTGTTTTGAGGTAGATATTTCTACTTTCTCTAAAGCAAATTTACATCGAAGCCAAAAACCTTTTCAAGAGATTTACCAAAAATTAAATGAATTAGTACAGAAGAAAGTTCAAAAAAAGTTACACAATAAATATGCAATTTGTCCAATAGATTCAACAATTATTACTCTCACAAGTAAATTGTTATGGGTACTAGGTCATCATCAAGTCAAGCTGTTTAGTTCCTTAAATCTCTCCACAGGAAGCCCAGAAGATAACTTCATCAATTTTGGACATGACCATGATTATAAATTTGGTTCCAAAATGATGTCTAGTCTCCCAATAAATGCTGTTGGAGTAATGGATAGGGGTTTTGCTGGATTAAAATTTATCCAAGAATTAGTACAAGAAAACAAATATTTTGTTTTGCGGATAAAAAACAATTGGAAACTAGAATTTGATGGCTCAAATGGATTGGTCAAAGTTGGTGCATCTGATGATGCTCAAGCTTATAGAGTAATTAATTTCTGTGATTTAGAGACAAAAACCGAGTTTCGCTTAGTGACTAATTTACCAGAGTCGGGAGATGCAGCTGTTCATGATGATGAAATTAGGGATATTTATCGATTACGTTGGGGAGTTGAATTGTTGTGGAAGTTTTTAAAGATGCACTTAAAACTTGACAAACTCATTACCAAAAACGTCAATGGTATTACCATACAAATTTACGTGAGCTTGATAGCCTATCTGATTTTACAGCTTTTATCTATTCCCGAACAATGGGGACATACACTATTAGATAAATTCCGCTATCTTCAATCTTGTATGTGTCAGAAAATCAGCTATGTTCATTGGTTTGAGGAGATGATGTTTTGCTGA
- a CDS encoding calcium-binding protein, with amino-acid sequence MSIIVGTPNNDFLVGTSGDDQISGRAGNDNISGGLGNDIIDGGEGNDTLAGNGGDDTFKGGRGNDSIDGGEGNDTADYSNLGKTITLSGVGTITKAGGFGTDTVFKVDRVIADATVANNTIDASQSLPGVAAVADLEAQTISALNVPGLGTLTFNVVNFDNVIGTINNDTLKGDSQNNQLTGLAGNDLIDGRGGNDLIDGGDGNDTLIGGDGDDTFKGGQGNDNIDGGTGFDIADYSKLGQTITLSGVGTVIKAGGLGQDQLLKVDKVIADASVANNTIDASQSLPGVAAVADLEAQTISALNVPDLGTLTFNVVNFDNVIGTINDDTLKGDGQNNQLTGLAGNDLIDGRGGNDIIDGGEGSDTLFGGNGNDTFKGSQGNDKIDGGVGTDTADYSKLGQTITLSGVGTVTKAGGLGQDQLLNVEKIIADSTVANNTIDASASLAGVSITVNLQSQTLTANNVPGLGTLPFTVVNFDDVIGTNGDDFIAGDSQNNKLTGNGGNDTFRASKGDDSINGGDGFDTADYSSLGKKITLSGVGTITKAGGFGTDTVFKVDRVIADASVANNTIDASQSLSGVAAVADLEAQTISALNVPGLGTLTFNVVNFANVIGTINNDSLKGDGQNNQLSGLAGNDLIDGRDGNDLIDGGDGNDTLIGGAGDDTFKGSQGNDSINGGDGLDTADYSKLGKAITLSGVGQITKAGGFGTDTVFKVETVIADAGVANNTIDSSQSVAGVSVIANLQEQTISALNVPSLGTITFNVLNFDNLIGTNASDSITGDSQNNRLEGKDGNDTISGGFGNDTIIGGQGNDILTGGFGADKFVFNNVNDGIDTITDYNFGQSDVIQVSKAGFGTTNLSDFTYDSSSGNLSFLGNQLAFIENLSSNVSIQLV; translated from the coding sequence ATGTCCATTATTGTTGGTACTCCTAACAATGACTTTTTGGTGGGTACTAGTGGTGACGATCAGATTTCTGGTCGTGCAGGCAATGACAATATCTCCGGAGGCCTTGGAAATGACATCATTGATGGTGGAGAAGGCAACGATACTTTGGCTGGTAATGGCGGTGATGATACATTCAAGGGCGGTCGAGGTAACGACAGCATTGATGGTGGAGAAGGCAACGATACCGCAGACTATAGCAACTTAGGCAAAACAATTACCCTCTCAGGTGTAGGAACAATTACCAAAGCTGGGGGTTTTGGAACAGATACAGTCTTTAAAGTAGATAGGGTAATTGCAGATGCAACTGTTGCCAATAACACTATAGATGCATCTCAATCTTTACCTGGGGTAGCTGCTGTTGCTGACTTAGAAGCCCAAACCATCTCTGCTCTCAACGTTCCTGGTCTAGGAACATTGACATTTAATGTAGTCAACTTTGACAACGTTATCGGCACGATTAATAATGACACCCTTAAAGGCGACAGCCAAAATAACCAATTAACTGGTTTAGCTGGCAACGACCTAATTGATGGTAGAGGTGGCAATGACCTGATTGATGGTGGAGATGGCAATGACACATTGATAGGTGGTGATGGCGATGACACCTTTAAGGGTGGTCAGGGTAACGACAACATTGATGGTGGAACTGGCTTTGATATAGCAGACTACAGCAAATTAGGTCAAACTATTACCCTCTCAGGTGTAGGGACAGTTATCAAAGCTGGTGGATTGGGGCAAGACCAACTCTTGAAAGTAGATAAGGTTATTGCTGATGCCAGTGTTGCCAACAATACTATAGATGCCTCTCAATCTTTGCCTGGAGTAGCTGCTGTTGCCGACTTAGAAGCTCAAACCATCTCTGCTCTTAACGTTCCTGATTTAGGAACACTGACATTTAATGTAGTCAACTTTGACAACGTTATCGGCACAATTAACGATGACACCCTTAAGGGCGACGGTCAAAATAACCAATTAACTGGTTTAGCTGGTAATGACCTGATTGATGGTAGAGGTGGTAACGACATCATTGATGGTGGTGAAGGCAGTGATACGTTGTTTGGTGGTAATGGTAATGACACCTTTAAGGGTAGTCAGGGCAATGACAAGATTGATGGTGGAGTTGGTACAGACACCGCAGACTACAGCAAACTAGGTCAAACTATTACCCTCTCAGGAGTAGGGACAGTTACTAAAGCTGGTGGATTGGGACAAGACCAACTATTGAATGTAGAAAAGATTATTGCTGATTCTACTGTTGCCAATAACACTATAGATGCTTCCGCATCTTTAGCTGGTGTATCAATCACAGTTAACCTACAAAGCCAAACGTTGACAGCCAATAACGTTCCTGGTCTAGGGACATTGCCATTTACTGTAGTTAACTTTGACGATGTAATCGGCACAAATGGAGATGACTTCATTGCTGGCGATAGCCAAAATAATAAATTAACAGGCAATGGCGGCAATGACACATTTAGAGCTAGTAAAGGTGATGACAGTATTAATGGTGGTGATGGCTTTGATACAGCAGATTACAGTAGCTTAGGCAAGAAAATTACCCTCTCAGGTGTAGGGACAATTACTAAAGCTGGCGGTTTCGGAACAGATACAGTCTTTAAAGTAGATAGGGTAATAGCTGATGCTAGTGTTGCTAACAACACTATAGATGCATCTCAATCTTTGTCTGGGGTTGCTGCCGTTGCTGACTTAGAAGCCCAAACTATCTCTGCCCTTAACGTTCCTGGTTTGGGAACATTAACATTTAATGTAGTTAACTTTGCCAATGTCATTGGCACAATTAACAATGACTCCCTTAAGGGCGACGGCCAAAATAACCAGTTATCTGGTCTCGCTGGTAATGACCTAATTGATGGTAGAGATGGTAACGACTTGATTGATGGTGGAGATGGCAATGACACATTGATAGGTGGTGCAGGCGATGATACTTTCAAGGGCAGTCAGGGTAACGACAGCATTAATGGTGGAGATGGTTTAGATACAGCAGACTACAGCAAACTAGGCAAAGCCATCACCCTATCAGGTGTAGGACAAATCACCAAAGCTGGCGGCTTCGGAACAGACACAGTATTTAAAGTAGAAACAGTTATTGCTGATGCTGGCGTTGCGAATAACACCATAGATTCCTCTCAATCTGTTGCTGGTGTATCTGTCATCGCTAACTTACAGGAGCAAACTATCTCTGCCCTTAATGTTCCTAGTCTGGGGACAATAACATTTAATGTACTCAACTTTGATAATCTCATCGGTACAAATGCAAGTGACAGCATTACTGGCGATAGCCAAAATAACCGATTAGAAGGTAAAGATGGTAATGACACTATCTCCGGTGGCTTCGGTAATGACACCATCATCGGTGGACAAGGTAACGATATTCTCACCGGTGGTTTTGGTGCCGATAAATTTGTTTTCAATAATGTTAATGATGGTATTGACACCATTACAGATTACAACTTTGGTCAGAGTGACGTAATCCAAGTTTCTAAAGCAGGGTTTGGTACTACTAATCTTAGTGACTTTACCTACGACTCTTCTAGCGGTAACTTGTCTTTCTTAGGAAATCAACTCGCCTTCATTGAAAATCTCTCATCCAATGTAAGTATTCAGTTGGTGTAA
- a CDS encoding KamA family radical SAM protein produces the protein MLKNTTLDPLVTDVRCEEICQILGETYNQERWNDWRWQMRHRLTKLEQFQRLLRLSVTEEQGLLIAPEKFAVAVTPYFASLLDPEDPFCPLRLQVIPRKEELIVSTADMVDPCGEDNDAPVPGLVHRYPDRVLLLALDTCATYCRYCTRSRLVSQGEMYPVTRRLDAIAAYLEEHTEIRDVLISGGDPLLMSDEPLNNLLERLRAIRHIEFIRIGSRVPSFLPQRITPELVVLLRKHRVWLSLHFCHVREFTPEVAQACDRLADGGIPLGSQTVLLKGVNDSEQALKQLFHGLLKLRVRPYYLYQCDPVVGTAHLRTSVQTGLDLISKLRGHTTGYAVPTYVIDAPGGGGKVPIQAETLLAYEQGTATVRNWAGQTYTYVDPVE, from the coding sequence ATGCTCAAAAACACTACTTTAGATCCTTTAGTAACCGATGTTCGGTGTGAAGAGATTTGTCAGATTTTGGGAGAGACTTACAACCAGGAACGCTGGAACGATTGGCGCTGGCAAATGCGGCATCGGTTGACTAAGCTGGAACAATTTCAGCGATTATTAAGGCTGAGTGTTACCGAAGAACAGGGACTTTTAATCGCACCAGAGAAGTTTGCTGTCGCCGTAACTCCATACTTTGCATCACTACTCGATCCAGAAGATCCCTTTTGCCCACTACGCTTACAAGTGATACCACGGAAAGAAGAACTAATAGTTAGTACAGCAGATATGGTAGATCCGTGTGGTGAAGACAACGACGCTCCAGTACCAGGACTCGTACACCGCTACCCTGATCGGGTATTGCTGCTTGCTCTAGACACTTGCGCTACGTATTGTCGTTACTGTACCCGCTCTCGTTTGGTGAGCCAAGGTGAGATGTACCCAGTAACTCGGCGCTTGGATGCGATCGCCGCTTACCTGGAGGAACACACTGAGATCCGTGATGTGCTAATTTCTGGTGGCGATCCTCTGTTGATGTCTGATGAACCTTTAAACAATTTGCTTGAACGGCTGCGTGCCATTAGACATATTGAATTTATCCGAATTGGTTCTCGTGTGCCGAGCTTCTTACCACAGCGAATTACACCGGAACTCGTTGTCTTACTTCGTAAACATCGTGTGTGGCTGTCTTTGCACTTTTGTCATGTGCGGGAATTTACCCCAGAAGTGGCACAAGCTTGCGATCGCCTAGCTGATGGCGGCATTCCTCTAGGCAGTCAAACCGTACTGTTAAAAGGTGTGAATGACTCTGAACAGGCGCTCAAGCAGTTGTTTCACGGTCTTCTCAAGCTACGTGTGCGACCCTATTATCTTTACCAATGCGATCCAGTTGTTGGTACTGCACATCTGCGAACGAGTGTGCAAACTGGGCTTGATTTAATTTCTAAATTGCGCGGTCATACTACTGGTTACGCTGTACCAACCTATGTAATTGATGCCCCTGGCGGTGGTGGCAAAGTCCCGATTCAAGCCGAGACTTTACTTGCCTATGAACAGGGTACAGCTACAGTGCGAAATTGGGCAGGTCAGACATACACTTATGTAGATCCAGTGGAGTAA
- a CDS encoding MFS transporter has translation MTVFIDLLGFGIILPILPLYAEQFGAKPNEATLLVAIYSLMQFLFAPVWGRFSDRYGRRPVLLLTLFGSVIAYAGLGFANSLWMLFLARSLAGIMAGNISTAQAYIADITTPTNRARGMGIIGAAFGLGFILGPAIGGLLIGSDPDNANFHLPSLFSGGLSLFALLCALTLVPESLNSETKAKMQANRHRRRRLNLLQLSQRPQFCVLVGIYFFVTFAVAAMDSTLALWSKQQLNWGPQQTSYLFAFMGIVSTIVQGGLIGFLKKHFGEIKLLTLGILGLGLGLLLIGFSQSLSLLLVATTLVAWGISVSQPILNSLISQMTAPEEQGQILGIASSCSALARIVGPSWAGISFMKFGSDSPFLSGFLVMIVALVLSLRVTKSASESNKERIA, from the coding sequence TTGACTGTATTTATAGACCTACTGGGCTTCGGAATTATTCTGCCGATACTACCTTTATATGCTGAACAATTCGGCGCAAAACCTAATGAAGCCACTCTACTTGTAGCTATTTATTCTTTAATGCAGTTCTTATTTGCACCAGTATGGGGCAGATTTAGCGATCGCTACGGTCGTCGTCCGGTTTTATTACTGACCTTATTCGGTTCTGTAATAGCATACGCAGGCTTAGGCTTTGCTAACTCATTATGGATGTTGTTTCTTGCTCGTAGTCTTGCGGGAATTATGGCAGGGAATATTAGTACTGCTCAGGCATATATCGCAGATATTACCACGCCAACGAATAGAGCCCGTGGTATGGGCATAATCGGAGCAGCTTTTGGTCTTGGCTTCATTCTCGGCCCAGCTATTGGAGGTCTTCTCATCGGGTCAGATCCAGACAACGCTAACTTTCATTTACCGTCGTTGTTCTCAGGTGGATTATCTTTATTTGCATTGCTTTGTGCTTTGACGTTAGTTCCTGAATCTCTAAATTCTGAAACTAAAGCCAAAATGCAAGCTAATCGCCACCGCCGGCGACGGCTGAACTTATTACAACTGTCACAGCGTCCACAGTTTTGTGTGCTTGTAGGCATCTACTTTTTTGTTACCTTTGCAGTTGCAGCTATGGACTCTACATTAGCTTTATGGTCTAAGCAGCAATTAAATTGGGGCCCTCAACAAACTAGTTATCTTTTTGCTTTCATGGGGATTGTTAGCACAATTGTTCAAGGAGGACTAATTGGATTTCTCAAGAAACACTTTGGTGAAATCAAATTACTTACTTTGGGGATATTAGGGTTAGGTTTAGGATTACTGCTAATTGGATTCTCACAAAGCTTAAGTTTATTGTTGGTCGCCACTACACTTGTGGCATGGGGAATTAGTGTCAGTCAACCAATATTGAATAGCCTAATTTCCCAGATGACAGCCCCAGAAGAGCAAGGACAAATATTAGGAATTGCCAGTTCTTGCTCTGCTTTAGCACGCATAGTTGGGCCAAGTTGGGCAGGGATTAGTTTTATGAAATTTGGGAGTGATTCTCCTTTTTTGAGCGGATTTTTAGTAATGATAGTAGCTTTGGTTCTTAGTTTACGAGTTACTAAAAGTGCATCTGAATCAAACAAAGAACGTATAGCCTAA
- a CDS encoding D-alanine--D-alanine ligase codes for MGLFIGLCYDLKTDYLKAGFNASEVMEFDDEETIIGLEAALFELGHQVERIGNGRELALQLAKGDRWDLVFNIAEGLQGRSREAQVPAVCELFAQPYTFSDPLTCALTLDKALAKRVIRDRGLPTAAFEVVSNTAEAIAVSLPMPLFLKPIAEGSSKGVTDRSLVKERKELVSTYELLRELFPQPVLVETFLPGRELTVGIVGNGSNSRVVGVMEVIFTDQAETSAYTTLNKNEYLERVSYRLLIDPEPLAVQARQLALDAYHSLGCRDAARVDLRCDVHGTLHFMEVNPLPGLHHIRSDLPIMGRLGGVTYTAIIAEIVDSAWQRYKC; via the coding sequence ATGGGGTTATTCATTGGTTTGTGTTATGACCTGAAAACAGACTACCTTAAGGCTGGTTTCAATGCCTCTGAGGTGATGGAGTTTGACGATGAAGAAACTATCATCGGGCTGGAAGCTGCACTGTTTGAGTTAGGTCATCAAGTTGAACGTATCGGCAATGGTAGAGAACTCGCATTGCAGTTGGCAAAAGGCGATCGCTGGGATCTGGTTTTCAATATTGCTGAGGGTTTGCAGGGTCGCTCTCGCGAAGCCCAAGTCCCGGCAGTCTGCGAATTATTCGCTCAACCTTATACCTTTTCCGATCCGCTCACGTGCGCCTTAACCCTAGACAAGGCGCTGGCGAAAAGAGTGATACGCGATCGCGGTTTGCCAACAGCCGCTTTTGAAGTGGTGAGTAATACCGCAGAAGCAATAGCCGTATCATTGCCAATGCCACTTTTCCTCAAGCCTATAGCGGAGGGCAGTTCTAAAGGCGTAACCGATCGTTCTCTTGTCAAAGAACGCAAAGAGCTAGTAAGTACTTATGAATTATTACGCGAACTTTTTCCACAACCAGTACTCGTGGAAACTTTTCTTCCCGGTCGAGAACTAACAGTGGGTATTGTTGGCAACGGCAGTAACTCACGGGTAGTAGGTGTGATGGAAGTAATTTTTACAGATCAAGCGGAAACCTCCGCTTATACCACCCTCAACAAGAATGAGTATTTGGAACGGGTATCTTATCGTTTGCTCATAGATCCCGAACCACTAGCAGTACAAGCAAGGCAGCTGGCACTGGATGCTTACCATAGCCTTGGTTGCCGTGATGCTGCTCGCGTGGATTTGCGCTGCGATGTTCATGGAACCTTACATTTTATGGAGGTTAACCCATTGCCAGGGTTACATCATATCCGCTCAGACTTGCCAATTATGGGACGTTTGGGTGGCGTGACATACACAGCAATCATTGCTGAAATAGTCGATTCTGCATGGCAAAGGTACAAATGTTGA
- a CDS encoding MATE family efflux transporter yields the protein MELSLQEFKSKLILEVQACLQLAVPLVITQILEAGIPLLDGVMMGLLNSQALAAGALGAVTFSTLASICRSILSAAGVTVANAFGAGKIDQISRATGQGIWLAVTMCLPVMFIIWHFEYILLLTGQEENNVLLAQTYLRSIVWGFPAALGFCILKEVSSALNRPQFLTVITVTGLLLNAVANYVLMFGEFGLPTLGLAGIGWASTLIFWLNFIAAASWVCFDNYFKDYQLDLALNQFDKDMFIDIFQTGWFLGLQYGAEIGVFTTTALMMGWFGTDTLAAHEITVETESFVETVSIGISYAVTMRVGQLRGQDDLKGASRAGFVCIALITPFVSIVALIFLLFPKYIVAMYLDTSNLDNIEIVKTAIPFLAAGALVQIFYSIQTIAAGALIGLKDTKVPVLITMFAYWVLGLGGGYLMAFSLDWGAIGLWLGLVLGLFMGAVLLTWRFYWLTR from the coding sequence ATGGAGTTAAGTTTACAAGAATTTAAGTCAAAACTGATATTAGAAGTCCAAGCCTGCCTGCAATTGGCAGTTCCTCTAGTAATTACTCAAATATTAGAAGCGGGCATTCCTTTATTAGATGGGGTGATGATGGGCTTACTTAACAGCCAAGCTTTAGCTGCGGGTGCTTTAGGCGCTGTTACATTTTCGACTCTAGCTTCCATTTGTCGTTCTATTCTTTCAGCCGCAGGTGTGACTGTCGCAAATGCTTTTGGTGCAGGAAAAATAGACCAAATTAGCCGTGCTACCGGTCAAGGAATTTGGTTAGCGGTGACGATGTGCTTACCTGTGATGTTTATCATTTGGCACTTTGAATATATCTTGCTGCTGACTGGTCAAGAAGAAAACAATGTATTGTTGGCTCAAACATATTTGCGGTCTATTGTTTGGGGCTTTCCTGCTGCGCTCGGTTTTTGTATCTTAAAAGAAGTTAGCTCTGCCCTCAATCGTCCTCAATTTCTAACAGTAATTACGGTGACTGGACTATTATTAAACGCAGTTGCTAATTACGTGCTAATGTTCGGTGAATTTGGTTTACCAACCCTTGGTTTAGCCGGTATTGGTTGGGCAAGTACACTCATTTTTTGGCTGAATTTTATCGCCGCCGCCAGTTGGGTTTGCTTCGATAACTACTTTAAAGACTACCAGCTTGATTTAGCTCTGAATCAGTTCGATAAAGATATGTTTATAGATATCTTCCAAACTGGGTGGTTTTTGGGATTGCAGTATGGAGCCGAAATTGGAGTATTCACTACCACGGCTTTGATGATGGGGTGGTTTGGGACAGATACGTTAGCAGCACATGAAATAACCGTTGAGACAGAAAGTTTTGTCGAAACTGTGTCTATAGGTATTTCCTATGCCGTCACGATGAGAGTAGGGCAGCTGAGGGGACAAGACGATCTCAAGGGTGCAAGCAGAGCGGGATTTGTCTGCATTGCGCTTATTACTCCCTTTGTAAGCATTGTGGCACTAATTTTTTTGCTGTTTCCCAAATACATTGTGGCAATGTATTTGGACACCAGTAATTTGGATAATATCGAAATAGTTAAAACGGCAATTCCTTTCTTAGCTGCGGGGGCACTAGTCCAGATATTTTATTCTATTCAGACTATTGCTGCTGGTGCTTTAATCGGGTTAAAGGATACTAAAGTACCAGTGTTAATCACTATGTTTGCTTACTGGGTGCTAGGTCTAGGTGGGGGCTATCTGATGGCATTCAGTTTAGATTGGGGTGCTATAGGTTTATGGTTGGGTTTAGTACTAGGGCTATTCATGGGTGCAGTGCTTTTAACTTGGCGTTTTTATTGGCTGACGCGATAA